One window of Burkholderia thailandensis E264 genomic DNA carries:
- a CDS encoding alpha/beta fold hydrolase yields MHSTQSVSDFVTVRGVKLHVRRWGRPDAPTLYMLHGWMDVAASFQFVVDALAGDWQVIAPDARGFGLSDWPVAAQGGGHYWFHEYLADLDALIDHYTPDGEVNLVGHSMGANVVCLYAGARPQRVRRVVDLEGFGLAPAHAEQAPRRLAQWLDELRAPPGLKRYASLEDVAARLVKTNPRLEPRRAAFLAAHWATRDAGGQYRLLADPAHKLRGPLLYRLDEVMAIWSKVRARVLHIEAVDSPTLAFLAGEIALSEFKARFSAFADWREKLVEDAGHMVHHDQPEQIAALIEAFCA; encoded by the coding sequence ATGCACTCCACTCAATCTGTCTCCGATTTCGTCACGGTTCGCGGCGTGAAGCTGCATGTGCGCCGCTGGGGGCGGCCCGATGCACCGACGCTCTACATGCTGCACGGCTGGATGGACGTTGCCGCGTCGTTCCAGTTCGTCGTCGACGCGCTCGCGGGCGACTGGCAGGTGATCGCACCGGACGCGCGCGGCTTCGGCCTGTCCGACTGGCCGGTCGCCGCGCAAGGCGGCGGCCACTACTGGTTCCACGAATACCTGGCGGACCTCGATGCGCTGATCGACCACTACACGCCCGACGGCGAGGTGAATCTCGTCGGCCACAGCATGGGCGCGAACGTCGTGTGCCTGTATGCGGGCGCGCGGCCGCAGCGGGTGCGGCGGGTCGTCGATCTGGAGGGCTTCGGGCTCGCGCCCGCGCACGCCGAGCAGGCGCCGCGGCGTCTCGCGCAGTGGCTCGACGAGCTGCGCGCGCCGCCGGGGCTCAAGCGCTACGCGTCGCTCGAAGACGTCGCCGCGCGCCTCGTGAAGACGAATCCGCGCCTCGAGCCGCGCCGCGCGGCGTTTCTCGCCGCGCATTGGGCGACGCGCGACGCGGGCGGCCAGTACCGGCTGCTCGCCGATCCCGCGCACAAGCTGCGCGGCCCGCTGCTGTACCGCCTCGACGAGGTGATGGCGATCTGGTCGAAGGTGCGCGCGAGGGTGCTGCACATCGAGGCCGTCGATTCGCCGACGCTCGCGTTCCTGGCGGGCGAGATTGCGCTTTCCGAATTCAAGGCGCGCTTTTCGGCGTTCGCCGACTGGCGCGAGAAGCTTGTCGAAGACGCGGGGCACATGGTGCATCACGATCAGCCGGAGCAGATCGCGGCGCTGATCGAGGCGTTCTGCGCCTGA
- a CDS encoding site-2 protease family protein, producing MDASSLIQTIAVYAIPVVFAITLHEAAHGYVARLLGDNTAYMMGRVSFNPMRHIDPFGTIVIPLVLYFLTSGAFLFGYAKPVPVTFRNLRNPRWGSLWVALAGPGCNFVQALIWGFVSIGLAALAIDEPFFTRMAGAGVGVNLVLAVLNLFPLPPLDGGRVLAALLPPKQSIALSRLEPYGFFIVLALVATGLLTKLWLRPLVSAGYAVVTAILTPFASLF from the coding sequence ATGGATGCTTCTTCCCTGATACAGACGATTGCCGTCTACGCCATTCCCGTGGTCTTCGCGATCACGCTGCACGAGGCCGCCCACGGCTATGTCGCTCGCCTGCTGGGCGACAATACCGCGTACATGATGGGCCGGGTGTCGTTCAATCCGATGCGCCACATCGATCCGTTCGGCACGATCGTGATTCCGCTCGTGCTGTACTTCCTCACGAGCGGCGCGTTCCTGTTCGGCTACGCGAAGCCCGTGCCCGTCACGTTCCGCAATCTGCGCAATCCGCGCTGGGGGAGCCTCTGGGTCGCGCTCGCCGGGCCAGGCTGCAACTTCGTCCAGGCGCTGATCTGGGGCTTCGTGAGCATCGGCCTCGCCGCGCTCGCAATCGACGAGCCCTTCTTCACGCGCATGGCGGGCGCGGGCGTCGGCGTGAATCTCGTGCTCGCGGTGCTGAATCTCTTTCCGCTGCCGCCGCTCGACGGCGGGCGCGTGCTCGCGGCGCTGCTGCCGCCGAAGCAATCGATCGCGCTGTCGCGGCTCGAGCCGTACGGTTTCTTCATCGTGCTCGCGCTCGTCGCGACGGGCCTCCTGACGAAGCTCTGGCTGCGGCCGCTGGTGAGCGCCGGCTATGCGGTCGTGACGGCCATCCTGACTCCTTTCGCCTCGCTTTTCTAA
- a CDS encoding 3',5'-nucleoside bisphosphate phosphatase has product MNADLHCHSNVSDGQLAPADVARRAHAGGVTLWALTDHDEVGGQRAAREAAEALGMRYLHGVEISVTWASRTVHIVGLNIDPQNPALVDGLYRTRNGRAARAVAIGDALAALGIEGAYAGALGYVSNPDLISRTHFARFLVDKGYAASISDVFDRYLGDGKPGYVAHRWAKLSDAVTWIRQAGGEAVVAHPGRYAYTSVEFDAFFGEFIDLGGVAIEVVTGSHTPDQYREYADVARRFGFEASRGSDFHAPGEGRTELGSLPPLPPDLKPVWERWL; this is encoded by the coding sequence ATGAACGCCGATCTCCACTGCCATTCGAACGTTTCCGACGGTCAACTCGCGCCCGCCGACGTCGCGCGCCGCGCGCACGCGGGCGGCGTCACGTTGTGGGCGCTGACCGATCACGACGAGGTCGGCGGCCAGCGCGCCGCGCGCGAGGCCGCCGAGGCGCTCGGCATGCGCTACCTGCACGGCGTCGAGATTTCCGTGACGTGGGCGTCGCGCACCGTGCACATCGTCGGTCTGAACATCGATCCGCAGAACCCGGCGCTCGTCGACGGGCTGTACCGAACCCGCAATGGCCGCGCGGCGCGCGCGGTCGCGATCGGCGACGCGCTTGCCGCGCTCGGCATCGAAGGGGCCTACGCGGGCGCGCTCGGCTACGTGTCGAATCCCGATCTGATCTCGCGCACGCACTTCGCGCGCTTTCTCGTCGACAAGGGCTACGCGGCATCGATTTCCGACGTGTTCGACCGCTACCTCGGCGACGGCAAGCCGGGCTACGTCGCGCACCGCTGGGCGAAGCTGTCGGACGCCGTCACGTGGATCCGCCAGGCGGGCGGCGAAGCGGTCGTCGCGCATCCGGGCCGCTACGCGTACACGAGCGTCGAGTTCGACGCGTTCTTCGGCGAGTTCATCGATCTGGGCGGCGTCGCGATCGAGGTCGTGACGGGCAGCCACACGCCCGACCAGTACCGCGAATATGCGGACGTCGCGCGGCGCTTCGGCTTCGAGGCGTCGCGCGGCTCCGATTTCCACGCGCCGGGAGAAGGGCGCACCGAGCTCGGCAGCCTGCCGCCGCTGCCGCCCGATCTCAAACCCGTCTGGGAGCGCTGGCTATAG
- a CDS encoding ferritin-like domain-containing protein — protein sequence MRCARSDALAALCETDPASKAARVVELRSALVDGRAAAFPDRELSAPAHGLPGRPVRPALVEPRLLARRSMRSPQGRAVLLHALAHIEFNAINLALDAVWRFARMPAAFYADWLKVAAEEAHHFSLLAARLAEFGHAYGDFPAHDGLWEMCERTAGDALARMALVPRTLEARGLDASPPIRARLQQAGDHASAAILDVILRDEIGHVRIGNRWFRHLCDAAGIDPHATYERLAKQYRAPRLRGPFNFEARRAAGFDDDELNALIAQDDDPNA from the coding sequence TTGCGCTGCGCTCGAAGCGACGCGCTTGCCGCGCTTTGCGAGACCGATCCCGCAAGCAAGGCCGCGCGCGTCGTCGAGCTGCGCTCGGCGCTCGTCGACGGCCGCGCGGCGGCTTTCCCCGATCGCGAGCTGAGCGCGCCCGCGCACGGTCTGCCGGGGCGGCCGGTTCGCCCGGCGCTCGTCGAGCCGCGCCTGCTCGCGCGGCGCAGCATGCGATCGCCGCAAGGGCGGGCCGTGCTGCTGCATGCGCTTGCCCACATCGAATTCAACGCGATCAACCTCGCGCTCGACGCGGTGTGGCGCTTCGCGCGGATGCCCGCGGCGTTCTATGCGGACTGGCTCAAAGTTGCCGCGGAGGAGGCGCACCACTTCTCGCTGCTCGCCGCGCGTCTAGCCGAGTTCGGCCACGCGTACGGCGATTTCCCGGCGCACGACGGCCTCTGGGAGATGTGCGAGCGGACCGCGGGCGACGCGCTCGCACGGATGGCGCTCGTGCCGCGCACGCTCGAGGCGCGCGGGCTCGACGCGTCGCCGCCGATTCGCGCACGGCTTCAGCAGGCGGGCGATCACGCGTCGGCGGCGATTCTCGATGTGATCCTGCGCGACGAGATCGGTCATGTGCGAATCGGCAATCGCTGGTTTCGCCATCTGTGCGACGCCGCCGGGATCGATCCGCATGCGACCTACGAACGGCTCGCCAAGCAGTACCGGGCGCCGCGGCTGCGCGGCCCGTTCAATTTCGAGGCTCGGCGCGCCGCGGGCTTCGACGACGACGAACTGAACGCGCTCATCGCGCAGGACGACGATCCGAACGCGTGA
- a CDS encoding L-threonylcarbamoyladenylate synthase yields MSQFFRIHPDDPQPRLIKQAAEIVRGGGVIALPTDSSYALACHLDDKDAVERVRRIRGLDEKQHLSLLVRDLSELATFAMVDNRQYRLIKSVTPGPYVFILQATKEVPRRLSHPSRKTIGLRVPAHAITLALLESLGQPLLGTTLILPPDDEPLNDPEEIRARLEKQVDLVIDGGACPREPSTVIDLTGDEPQLVRAGRGPLEPFGLAA; encoded by the coding sequence ATGTCCCAATTCTTCAGGATTCACCCGGATGATCCGCAGCCGCGTCTCATCAAGCAGGCGGCCGAAATCGTGCGCGGCGGCGGCGTGATCGCGCTGCCGACCGATTCTAGCTACGCGCTCGCGTGCCATCTGGACGACAAGGACGCGGTCGAGCGCGTGCGCCGCATCCGCGGGCTCGACGAGAAGCAGCACCTGTCGCTCCTCGTGCGCGATCTGTCCGAGCTCGCGACGTTCGCGATGGTCGACAACCGCCAGTACCGGCTGATCAAGTCGGTGACGCCGGGGCCGTACGTGTTCATCCTGCAGGCGACGAAGGAAGTGCCGCGGCGGCTGTCGCACCCGTCGCGCAAGACGATCGGCCTGCGCGTGCCCGCGCATGCGATCACGCTCGCGCTGCTCGAGTCGCTCGGCCAGCCGCTGCTCGGCACGACGCTGATCCTGCCGCCCGACGACGAACCGCTCAACGATCCGGAGGAAATCCGCGCGCGCCTCGAAAAGCAGGTCGACCTCGTGATCGACGGCGGCGCGTGCCCGCGCGAGCCGTCGACGGTGATCGACCTGACGGGTGACGAGCCGCAACTCGTGCGGGCGGGGCGCGGCCCGCTCGAGCCGTTCGGCCTCGCCGCGTGA